TCTGCAGTCGCATTCTTTTGTGCCAAAGGGTGAGGCATTAGTTTTAAAGACCATACCGTCTCCAGAAACAGATAGCTTATCAGTATCACCTAGAAGTCCTTTGCGGGCAGAAGGTAAAACAAAGCATTCTTTAAAGATTAACTGAAGATTAAAATCAGCTCTCTGGTGTTGAGCTTGGTCTTCGTATTTGAGGATACGATTAACCAACCTCTCAACAACACCTTGGTGTTTAGGCGGTTTTTTTTGGTTTTTCTTTAACTTTGTTTTAGGTTTAGTTTTTACTTTATGCATTTTCTTGCAGCGCTCAACTCTCTGGCCCATATCAAAGTCACAGATTCTATCTTCGAAGTCGTAAAAAGTACCAACTCCAGGAACATCATTAGGGTAAAATCCTGAAAGAATAGCCCAAAAGGGTTCGCTTTCTAATTTTTTAACCCATTCAGTTATGGAGCCGTTTTTACCGTATTGGCACATAAGCCAATAGGATCGGAAAAGACAAACTGGATCCCATGGTTTTTCTCCTCTTGGATTATAGCTAGGAAGAAGGATCTCTCTAACAGGAGTTAAGTTGGTGAAGAAGACTTTGAAAATTTTAGTGGCATTTGCAAAGACTGTTTTAAAGAAATGATCATTAGCAAAGTAAATATTCAGCAAGGAAATTAAATGACTTTGAAACTGTTTGTGAGTATGTTCTGATTTAAACAAAGAAATCACCATCCAAATGTAAGATTTAAGGGTAAAAAATGCCCCTATATTTCCATTATGGATGGTGCTAAAAAAGAAAAAATTAAAATGTCAAGTTGTTTCTTAAGATACTATAGAAGATTATAGGTTGTTATCTTAAATTATAATGAAAATGCCACCTAAGACGCATCATTGCTAAATATTAAGCCTATTTTTAAAATGAAAAATGTTAGTTTGGTGTGGGGGTGAAAAAAACAAGTAGGGGTTATAAACCCCTGTTTATAAAGGGCTTATTTAGCCGAAAATCTTAGTAATGTAATAGGGGGGGAACCCCCTATTTGCTTTATCTGTATAAAATAATTTAAAGCATACTGGCTTTTAACACTAATAAATCATATAAATAATCCACATTCGTAAATTTACACGGTGAAAATTCGCGGACAGCGTTCATTATAGTTTAAAAAAACTCTTTTTATAATAAATATCATTCTAATATAAATGTTTTTTATAAAGAAAATTTGTAATATTTAAATTTTTGGGACTTTTTTTATCGAATTTGGTAAAGCTCTAAAAGAAAACATCGAAATATGCAGAAAATTATAAAAAAATGCGTTTGAAGAATTTTATACCATTTGATATAATTTACTTATTAATCAAATATATATTTCATATAAATTACTTATATTAGATATTTATAAATTCATTTAATTTGTTAGAAAGGAGTGGTCTATTGGGACGAGCGTAAGATAAAAATCATATCAAATATCGCACTCTTTAATAAAGTAATATATTAAGTAAATATATTTAAAATTTTGCAGTTTGTTTTTTAAAAATTTAGAATGTTTAATTTGAGTGTTGTAAATTTACTAGAAAAGGAGTTTGACTATGAAAAAGAAAATTGTTTGCCTAAGTATTTTAATCTTATTAACACTTTTTTTCGTAGCTTGTAGCACAAGTGAAGATCCATCTAATATTCTTCTTAAAGAAATAGAAATTGAAGCAGATCAAGCTTTTGATTTAAATAATCTTAGTGTTTCAGACGAAGTAGAATTAACTGCTATAGGTAAAGATGGTAATGGAAATAAAATGTCTATAGAACCACGTTGGGTTATAGATAACGAATTTATAGGAACATTTGATTCTGATAAAGGACAAAGTGTAATCTTTACAGTAGAAGCAGCAGGTATTGGAACAATAACAGCAAATGAAGGCAGTGTTGAAGCTAGTATTTCTGTAAATGTTTCTTTGCCACCTGAATATGACAATACATCCACCGTAACAGGATATGTAACTGAGAATCGAGGTGGAGAAAGATTAGAAGGCGCCCTAGTAAGTGATGGCATAAACTCTACACTAAGTGATGAAAATGGTTTCTTTAGTATAGAGATACCGACAGGTAAGACAGTAGACCTTATAGTAAGTAAAGAGGACTATTCTACGGCAAGAATTCAGTCAATTACTTTAAAAGAAGAGCAAGAGAGAAATGTAGTAGTGCCGTTACGCGAGTTATTTTATTCAGGTTATACTAATGAACCACCAGTTCTTTCTGTAATCGATGTAGATGAAGGTGCTGAATTAATAGCCGGTAGGGAACTTAGTGCACCGCTAAATGTTGAACTAAATGTTTTGGACAACAACAAAGATATATTTAGTTATTGGTATATAGGGGAAAGCAGCCAAGAGGCATATTTTTCATACAAAGACTTATCTCGGGAAAATAAAATTGAAATAGATGTTTCACCATATCCTAATGAAGAAACAACGCTAAATTTTATAGTTTATGATACCAATGATAACCTTGTAATATATAGTATACCTGTAGTAATTCAGAATGAATCAGAAGCTCCAACAGTAGAACCGGAAGGCTTAGAATTTTTAGGAATAAAATCAGTTACTAAAGGTGAGAACATAGGACTATGTAGTATAAGCAGAGACGGTTCTGAGATGAATAGGACTATGTATGTTGAATTAAACTGGGATGCTGTAGATCATGCAAATGGATATAGGGTATATAGAAGATTTGAAGGAGAGGAATATGAAGTAGTAGCCTTTATAACTGAAAGAGAATACTTTATGGATACCAGTTCTGAACTAGAAGCGGGAAGAGAAGTCCACTATAAGGTGGAACCATATAATCAATGGAGTACAGGTCAAGCCCTAGAAGGTTCAGTAATACCTCTTCCACCTATAAATGTGTATTTAAACGGTCCAGAAGATAATGCTGCAGATGTATCATTGACTCCTACTTTGAGTTGGGAGTTAGAAGGTGCTTCACTATTACCTGAAGGAGCAGAGATAGGTTTTGCTATATCTGTAGAGTGTATCATTAGTCGGAATAAGTTTGATTATTTTACTCCTGATTATGAATATACAATAAAAACTGATTTATTACCTAATCACACATACACCTGGGATATAATATCTGCTAAAGCTTATAAAGAATATATTAGTGACGAAAAAGTATATTCGCATGCTGTTAGTGAAGCAGGTACAGGTAACGGTTCATCTAATGGAGTATTTAAATTTACGACAGTAAGTGTAGATTAATTAAGGAAGGAAGGAAATAAAAATGAAAAAGAGTTTATTTATAATAGCTACTCTTATTATGGTTTTGCTTTTTACAGCCTGTTCTAATTTCCCTGGTTCCCAAGCTATAAGGGAAGAAAGTGGAATCCAAACAGAGCAGCAAACAATAGATTACAGTGATGCAGAATTTGCAGCAAATGAGATATTGATAAAATCTAATCAACCAATAAAAGGAATATTAGAAGAAAATGGAATTGTGCAAAAAAGAGAATGGCCAAAGATAGGTTGGGTATTAGCAGAAGTAACAACAGGAGAAGATTTGCTCAAGGTGATTGACAAACTATCTAGTAAAGAAGAAATCTTATTTGTAGAACCCAATCTAGCATACGAGTTTTATCAAACTACAGATGCAGTTGAACCAGAAGAAGGATATATTTCCTCATGGGCAATTGATAAGATAAAAGCAAGAGAAGCCTGGGAAATTACTAAAGGAAGTTCTGATGTAATTGTAGCAGTGGTAGATACAGGGATTGACAAAGAGCATTCAGAATTTGCTAATGATAAAATTGTCGCTCCATACGATAGATTTAATAATGATGATGAGGACATAAAAGATATCGATGGACATGGAACACATATTTCAGGCATTGTAGCATCAGTAGCTATAGAAAATCAGATAATGCCAATAAGAGTTTCAGAAAAAGAGAAGCAAGTATTTTCAGAACCATTAATTGATGCACTAGAGTATATAGTTAACTATGTAGAAGATAATGATGTAAAAATAGTAGCAAATATGTCTTTTGGAGCTAAAAGATATAGTTATGCATTAAAAGATGCAGTAGACAATGCATTAGAAGCAGGAGTTGTACTAGTAGCCCCAGCAGGTAATCATGGTAGAAGAACATTAACTTATCCTGCATCCTATAATGGAGTGATTTCAGTAGCAGCTTCACATCCTTCAGGTAAAAGATCTGATTTTTCAACATTAGGTTATTGGAACTCTGTAGCAGCTCCAGGTGAAAGGATTCGCTCCACAATTCCAGGGGGATATGATTATAAAGATGGAACTTCAATGGCATCAGCATTTGTATCAGGAGCAGCAGCATTATTATTATCAGAAAATCCAGAATTAACACCTATAGAAGTTAAAAACCAATTAGAGCAGACAGCAAAAGGCGAAGGGTTTACAGAAGAACTTGGTTACGGAGTTATTGATATGGGAGCAATGTTAGGAGATCTCCAGGAAATGAAATATGGGAGTTTACATGTAGAAACAGACCTTGGACCTGAGTATGCAGGAAAAGGCTTGATAACACTTACCCAAGGAAATAAATTAGTAGCTCATGGTGCTACTGGTGCAAACGGAGACTTTAAATTCTCAGCTTTAAAACCAGGAAGCTATACTGTAAATGTATCTTTGAATATTTCAGGAGAATCCTATTTTAATAGAGAAAACGTCATAATTTCAGAAGGTGCTAGTAGTGAAGTATATATAGAAATTAATTAGCCTTAATTAGTGCAAATGTATTGGTTGAAAATGCTAGTTTAAATCATAATTAAAATAATAGCATTGTTAAGCGAGCAAATATATATTTGCTCGCTTTTTTAAATTTACATATAAGTACTAATTCATTAAGATTTTATAAAG
This region of Halanaerobiaceae bacterium ANBcell28 genomic DNA includes:
- a CDS encoding S8 family serine peptidase, yielding MKKSLFIIATLIMVLLFTACSNFPGSQAIREESGIQTEQQTIDYSDAEFAANEILIKSNQPIKGILEENGIVQKREWPKIGWVLAEVTTGEDLLKVIDKLSSKEEILFVEPNLAYEFYQTTDAVEPEEGYISSWAIDKIKAREAWEITKGSSDVIVAVVDTGIDKEHSEFANDKIVAPYDRFNNDDEDIKDIDGHGTHISGIVASVAIENQIMPIRVSEKEKQVFSEPLIDALEYIVNYVEDNDVKIVANMSFGAKRYSYALKDAVDNALEAGVVLVAPAGNHGRRTLTYPASYNGVISVAASHPSGKRSDFSTLGYWNSVAAPGERIRSTIPGGYDYKDGTSMASAFVSGAAALLLSENPELTPIEVKNQLEQTAKGEGFTEELGYGVIDMGAMLGDLQEMKYGSLHVETDLGPEYAGKGLITLTQGNKLVAHGATGANGDFKFSALKPGSYTVNVSLNISGESYFNRENVIISEGASSEVYIEIN